The proteins below come from a single Biomphalaria glabrata chromosome 10, xgBioGlab47.1, whole genome shotgun sequence genomic window:
- the LOC106074285 gene encoding mucin-5AC-like isoform X3: MAEEDDRGMALKVQMEELGPEVAELLESVNGAGVDREAVVVQIVQDVFVTEHSRSEPDPASSCTEASGETVNSISARLAHADHPKRNPESKFYRPTFRSRRLPEPIPLPSRDSSTASSSADADKEQDPAATSREEASAPTSKEEASAITSKEAHAATSREHPSAPTSQTTGNSNLDRIGNDAIGSTSKNPWLSISSAPGPSVATNSYGKASEAPAPAGPPVDSVSGTSVSPSSDIDASDDPRSQSVITFFPRPGLPEFVTSPSASNRQRDLSPLKVPRTTHARPIGTERTACPLPFFPTLGVPETIPSQPTMTTDTSNVSATWPSVIPCQENVPINPASVTSGQASLSSSDNAVSRAVDHPDRQTIDSGQGYYEPPFYEITDTTYSIPAVGSDQSHVTTNPTLVISGPMHQASLISSDYAVPRALDHPDRQSNESSQDYYVTQFYDNRDSTQSMAAVDSDERQVTTYPTLVTSGPMHQASMISSDYAVPRALDHPDRQSIESGQGYYVPPYYDNRDSTHSMAAVDSDQRHGLRQQELLSSSDISDPIVQVHPDGQSGQAGYLPSFYDNIDHSTPVVSSDQIENIPRNTSLVIYEPRQAQRNVLLAQYNPGAEANPNWQPGNTQEYIPVSPYHSGYTTTMPTVGTGHYVPTNLPYAIPIRPMVSPFHHFPRPQFIWPTVDPSQQRSVALMPSVHPANIQHVSHVWPANASGQIVMVPTGSSSVISDPSHAPTSFSSAPPVQRQVTANTSAETPHEVYPMMPSPTSSSSSEQSQASMASVSGADSTPTLRWNRMSLDFESRITRIRGPFPHYPYETLPEIIQRINSRGLDASSEEIAELQTATFIDHEMFKSMLSGNPAAIGYYQRSYQAMETPTSGIFDYPDRPPLRFCNNEAVIDISKAIPEFFVSDRNEQRARTRRQTSSAGRNQASRQAYGSTRQVRPRSLRHSRSNTQPTLPSSDEARVDSEEANPESMQDAREQHVQTTVGPEPEAAALERMQLLQSLSARNKETHTQLQTKIKYQSSQTRRAASRQTVSESSVGAQNKRHEKIWTPRYQNKANTGSSERTGRSGKTTKTSSQTAEYSSQTAGNSAQTDGSSAQTSESSAQTSGSVAQTSGSAAQTSESSGQTSESSAQTAGSSAQTSGSSALTDESSSPTTGSSAQRTGSATQTTGSAAQTTGSAAPMTGSAAPTTVSSAQTSESSAQTSGSAAQTSESAAQTSGSAAQTSGSAGQTSGRTGKTSGISAQTSGSSAKTSGSTAQTSGSSAQTSGSTAQTSGSSAQTSRSAAQTSGSAAQTSESSGQTSGSSAQTSGSSAQTSGSSAQTSGSSAQTSGSSAQTSGSSAQTSGSSAQISESSGQTSKSSAQTSGSSAQTSGSSAQTSGSSAQTSGSSAQTSGSSAQTSGSSAQTSGSSAQTSGKAGKTSGRTGKTSGKVGKTSGKAGKTSGRTGKTSGSTAQTENPNPPETEQPPSPALNLRNSMDPSEAVIGITEMGIIVTRSGHMYYSALASNPQRVTPVLASNPQRVTPAPASNPQRVTPALASNPQRVTSALSSSSSEFTASASWRPRGQSQKLGSTSRQGHTRHRHRHEEVGRSSTDLENSDEERPESPTMDQAFSQAYTESRDAASEIIDEFNYIFDPIFCWFERRSPFPCNRSREGSQTAESAGVEARSPESEQAFLKHYLMQVVRAIQNPPMTCQLSDFLTTELMEIRLRLFARRAQLRAARASVRFDSLGLHRLAETFRTFADPLVAPITGLDSRVYVWQCQCGGQHEVPHPSPEQETEYCDIIVEFLNYESVITEAIIYVEREIMHRGLTQPITVTTNELGFSSRARGYVEVEWMRIFRNIGIEIGSRREAMMTRLVQPIARLHEYQRIFRSRGMAPPGLTNSELSQIPVVQHADASSQCESTSAYECSICLKSYRPRDEVRVLPCGHRFHRKCIDTWLKKTCSCPMCRKSTRDPNPE, translated from the exons ATGGCAGAGGAGGACGACAGAGGGATGGCTTTGAAAGTGCAGATGGAGGAGCTCGGTCCTGAGGTTGCTGAGCTGCTGGAGTCCGTCAATGGCGCAGGAGTGGACAGAGAAGCTGTGGTTGTCCAGATTGTGCAAGACGTCTTTGTCACGGAGCATTCGAGAAGCGAACCTGACCCCGCCTCGTCCTGCACAGAGGCATCAGGAGAAACG GTAAATAGCATTTCAGCTCGTCTAGCTCATGCTGATCACCCGAAACGCAATCCCGAGTCTAaattctataggcctacttttcgCTCACGTCGATTGCCAGAACCCATCCCGCTACCATCAAGAGATTCTAGTACTGCCAGCAGTAGCGCAGATGCTGACAAAGAGCAGGACCCTGCTGCTACAAGCCGGGAAGAAGCCTCTGCCCCTACAAGCAAGGAAGAAGCCTCTGCCATTACAAGCAAGGAAGCCCATGCTGCTACAAGCCGGGAACATCCATCTGCTCCTACAAGCCAGACTACGGGAAATTCAAATCTAGACAGAATTGGAAACGATGCCATTGGTAGCACATcaaaa AATCCTTGGCTATCTATCAGCTCTGCGCCAGGACCAAGTGTAGCAACAAATTCTTATGGAAAGGCTTCTGAAGCCCCTGCACCTGCCGGCCCACCTGTCGACTCGGTGTCAGGAACAAGTGTATCGCCTAGTTCGGATATAGATGCTTCGGATGACCCTAGAAGCCAATCTGTTATCACATTTTTTCCAAGGCCTGGCTTACCGGAATTTGTTACA aGCCCTTCAGCCAGCAATCGCCAGAGAGATCTTTCGCCACTGAAGGTTCCGCGGACAACACATGCACGACCTATCGGCACTGAGAGGACAGCATGTCCTTTGCCTTTCTTTCCAACTCTAGGTGTTCCCGAGACCATTCCG aGCCAGCCAACAATGACCACCGACACTAGTAACGTATCTGCAACTTGGCCATCAGTTATTCCTTGTCAAGAGAACGTTCCAATTAATCCAGCTTCGGTCACTTCCGGTCAAGCATCACTGAGCTCATCTGACAACGCTGTTTCGAGAGCCGTGGACCATCCAGACAGACAAACTATTGATTCTGGTCAGGGATATTATGAACCGCCCTTTTATGAAATTACAGACACTACTTATAGTATACCAGCAGTTGGTTCTGATCAAAGTCATGTTACAACGAACCCGACTTTGGTCATTTCCGGTCCAATGCATCAAGCATCACTGATCTCGTCGGACTACGCTGTTCCAAGAGCACTGGACCATCCAGACAGGCAATCTAATGAATCTAGTCAGGATTATTATGTAACGCAATTCTATGACAATAGAGACAGTACTCAAAGCATGGCAGCGGTCGATTCTGATGAAAGACAAGTTACAACTTATCCGACATTGGTCACTTCCGGTCCTATGCATCAAGCATCAATGATCTCGTCTGACTACGCTGTTCCAAGAGCATTAGACCATCCAGACAGGCAATCTATTGAATCTGGTCAGGGATATTATGTACCGCCCTACTATGACAATAGAGACAGTACTCATAGTATGGCAGCGGTCGATTCTGATCAAAGACACGGTCTCAGACAACAAGAATTACTAAGCTCGTCTGATATTTCTGATCCCATAGTACAGGTCCATCCAGACGGGCAGTCTGGTCAAGCAGGGTATTTACCGTCCTTTTATGACAACATAGACCATAGTACGCCAGTGGTCAGTTCTGACCAAATAGAGAACATACCTAGGAATACGTCTTTGGTCATTTATGAACCGAGACAAGCACAAAGGAACGTATTGTTAGCCCAGTATAATCCTGGAGCTGAAGCTAATCCAAACTGGCAGCCGGGCAATACTCAAGAATACATTCCGGTTTCGCCCTATCACTCTGGCTATACGACGACCATGCCAACGGTCGGTACTGGACATTACGTACCTACGAATTTGCCTTATGCTATACCTATCCGGCCAATGGTATCACCATTCCATCACTTTCCTAGGCCTCAGTTCATCTGGCCTACTGTCGACCCTAGCCAACAAAGGTCTGTAGCGTTAATGCCATCGGTTCACCCTGCTAATATCCAACATGTATCACACGTGTGGCCAGCGAACGCCTCTGGTCAAATCGTCATGGTACCAACGGGTTCGTCTTCTGTAATCTCTGACCCAAGCCATGCACCGACCAGTTTCTCCTCAGCTCCGCCTGTTCAAAGGCAAGTTACCGCTAATACCTCAGCTGAAACCCCCCATGAGGTTTACCCCATGATGCCCTCTCCGACCAGCTCTAGCAGCAGTGAACAGTCACAGGCTTCGATGGCGAGTGTCTCCGGTGCTGACTCGACTCCAACTTTGAGATGGAATAGGATGAGTCTAGACTTTGAAAGCCGCATTACTCGGATAAGAGGGCCATTTCCTCATTATCCATACGAAACGTTACCAGAGATCATTCAA CGGATCAACAGTCGAGGCTTGGATGCAAGTTCTGAAGAGATCGCTGAATTGCAGACCGCCACATTCATTGATCACGAAATGTTTAAAAGCATGTTGAGTGGCAATCCAGCTGCCATTGGTTATTACCAAAGATCTTATCAAGCTATGGAGACACCTACTTCAGGCATCTTCGACTATCCTGACAGGCCACCGCTAAGATTCTGTAACAATGAAGCAGTGATAGACATCTCCAAAGCG ATACCAGAGTTCTTTGTTTCTGATCGAAATGAACAAAGAGCGAGAACCAGAAGGCAGACAAGTTCAGCTGGAAGAAATCAAGCTTCAAGACAAGCTTATGGTTCCACCCGTCAAGTACGTCCGAGAAGTTTAAGGCATTCCAGATCAAACACTCAGCCGACACTTCCCAGTTCTGATGAAGCCAGAGTTGACTCAGAAGAAGCGAACCCAGAATCTATGCAAGACGCTAGGGAGCAACATGTACAGACAACAGTTGGACCTGAACCAGAAGCAGCCGCCTTAGAAAGAATGCAATTACTGCAGTCCTTAAGTGCAAGAAACAaggagacacacacacagttacagaccaaaattaaatatcaaagtAGCCAAACAAGAAGAGCAGCATCTAGACAAACAGTATCCGAATCTTCAGTGGGTGCCCAAAATAAACGCCATGAAAAAATTTGGACACCAAGATATCAAAACAAAGCAAATACAGGAAGCTCTGAACGAACCGGGAGATCTGGCAAAACAACTAAGACCTCTTCCCAAACAGCTGAATACtcttcccaaacagctggaaaCTCTGCCCAAACAGATGGAAGCTCTGCCCAAACATCTGAAAGCTCTGCCCAAACAAGCGGGAGTGTTGCCCAAACAAGCGGGAGCGCTGCCCAAACAAGCGAGAGCTCTGGCCAAACAAGCGAGAGCTCTGCCCAAACAGCCGGGAGCTCTGCCCAAACATCCGGGAGCTCTGCCCTAACGGATGAGAGCTCTTCCCCAACGACAGGGAGCTCTGCCCAAAGGACTGGAAGCGCAACCCAAACGACAGGGAGCGCAGCCCAAACGACAGGGAGCGCAGCCCCAATGACCGGGAGCGCTGCCCCAACGACAGTGAGCTCTGCCCAAACATCCGAGAGCTCTGCCCAAACAAGCGGGAGCGCTGCCCAAACAAGCGAGAGCGCTGCCCAAACAAGCGGGAGCGCTGCCCAAACAAGCGGGAGCGCTGGCCAAACAAGCGGGAGGACTGGCAAAACAAGCGGGATCTCTGCCCAAACATCCGGGAGCTCTGCCAAAACATCCGGGAGCACTGCCCAAACATCCGGGAGCTCTGCCCAAACATCCGGGAGCACCGCCCAAACATCCGGGAGCTCTGCCCAAACATCCAGAAGCGCTGCCCAAACAAGCGGGAGCGCTGCCCAAACAAGCGAGAGCTCTGGCCAAACAAGCGGGAGCTCTGCCCAAACAAGCGGGAGCTCTGCCCAAACAAGCGGGAGCTCTGCCCAAACAAGCGGGAGCTCTGCCCAAACATCCGGGAGCTCTGCCCAAACATCCGGGAGCTCTGCCCAAACATCCGGGAGCTCTGCCCAAATAAGCGAGAGCTCTGGCCAAACAAGCAAGAGCTCTGCCCAAACATCCGGGAGCTCTGCCCAAACAAGCGGGAGCTCTGCCCAAACAAGCGGGAGCTCTGCCCAAACATCCGGGAGCTCTGCCCAAACATCCGGGAGCTCTGCCCAAACATCCGGGAGCTCTGCCCAAACATCCGGGAGCTCTGCCCAAACATCCGGGAAGGCTGGCAAAACAAGCGGGAGGACTGGTAAAACAAGCGGGAAGGTTGGCAAAACAAGCGGGAAGGCTGGCAAAACAAGCGGGAGGACTGGCAAAACAAGCGGGAGCACTGCCCAAACTGAAAATCCTAATCCTCCTGAAACTGAACAG CCGCCCAGTCCAGCATTAAATCTGCGAAACTCCATGGACCCAAGTGAAGCAGTCATAGGAATTACTGAAATGGGAATAATCGTAACGCGATCAGGTCATATGTATTACTCTGCACTGGCATCAAATCCTCAGAGAGTCACACCTGTACTGGCATCAAATCCTCAGAGAGTCACACCTGCACCGGCATCAAATCCTCAGAGAGTCACACCTGCACTGGCATCAAATCCTCAGAGAGTTACATCTGCACTGAGCTCTTCTAGCAGCGAGTTTACTGCTAGTGCTTCCTGGAGGCCACGTGGTCAATCGCAGAAGCTTGGCAGCACAAGTAGACAAGGACATACTCGGCATAGACAT agaCATGAGGAAGTCGGCAGGTCGTCAACAGATTTAGAAAATAGTGATGAAGAAAGACCAGAGAGTCCAACCATGGACCAGGCATTCTCTCAGGCCTACACGGAAAGTCGTGACGCTGCTAGTGAGATCATCGATGAATTTAATTACATCTTTGACCCAATTTTCTGTTGGTTTGAG AGGCGCTCTCCATTTCCGTGTAATCGTAGCAGAGAAGGATCTCAAACGGCGGAGTCAGCTGGAGTTGAAGCAAGAAGCCCAGAATCTGAACAAGCTTTCCTAAAACACTATTTGATGCAAGTTGTTCGT GCCATACAAAATCCACCAATGACCTGCCAACTCTCAGACTTTCTAACTACGGAGCTAATGGAGATAAGACTGCGCTTGTTTGCCAGAAGAGCCCAACTCCGGGCAGCTAGGGCATCTGTACGCTTTGACAGTTTGGGTCTTCATCGCTTGGCTGAAACGTTTCGAACTTTTGCg GATCCACTTGTTGCTCCTATCACTGGGCTGGACTCGAGGGTCTACGTATGGCAATGTCAATGTGGTGGCCAGCACGAGGTCCCACATCCCAGCCCTGAACAG GAAACAGAATACTGCGACATAATTGTCGAGTTTTTGAACTATGAAAGTGTGATCACAGAAGCCATCATATATGTTGAGAGAGAAATAATGCACAGAGGACTAACACAG CCTATTACGGTGACAACCAATGAACTTGGTTTTTCTTCTAGAGCTAGAGGCTATGTGGAAGTCGAGTGGATGAGAATCTTTCGTAATATCGGCATCGAGATAGGTAGTCGtcgtgaagccatgatgacaagGCTGGTGCAACCTATCGCACGTTTACATGAATACCAGAGAATATTTAGG agtcGAGGCATGGCTCCTCCTGGCTTGACCAACTCAGAGCTTAGCCAGATTCCCGTGGTTCAACACGCTGACGCATCCAGCCAGTGTGAGTCGACCTCTGCTTACGAATGTTCCATTTGTCTGAAGAGCTACAGGCCTAGAGATGAGGTCAGAGTTCTGCCCTGCGGACACAGATTTCATCGGAAATGTATTGATACCTGGCTTAAG AAAACCTGCTCCTGCCCGATGTGCAGAAAATCTACACGTGACCCTAACCCAGAATAG